The Muntiacus reevesi chromosome 5, mMunRee1.1, whole genome shotgun sequence genome segment tATGAACTGCCTGACGCTTTAGAATACCTCATCTCCTGATGATCATTTAATCTTTACCGGGTTAGTCAGTGTTGAGTTCGGgaagaatttttaagaaaaataatgcttaaaaggCACAACTGCCTTGTAGGGGgacaaaaaatgaagtgaaaatgctTTACCAGCTCCAGCATGAGTCAAACACAGTTTGAAGCTGTTTTAATCTTGAGGATTTATTTAAAGTATTGCATTTTCGGTTTAAAATAAGCCTATTAGTCTTGCTTCTGTTTCCTGGCAGTAAGGTGTTTCCCCCCTtctgtgtatgtgcgtgtgtgtgtgtgttgtgtgcatgtgtttgtaaTCCAGAATGCTCTGGTAGTTGCAAAACTCTTCTAATCACATTTAAATAGAACAGGGTACTATTTAAGTAATCATGTTCATCTAGATGGAAATActttggaaaggaaaggaaaaataagctcTAGAAATTTCATTCCAAGTCTTGTTTtctgaaaaacaagcaaactacTATGGGTAATTAGGACTAAACATTGTATTTGACTAAAGATAAACATTCCCAGTTTATTTCTAATTCTAACATATATTTCTCATAGTATTGCACTGTCATACTCTGGAAAAAGCAGAGAAGATAATAGCTTAACTAGAAATACTGGCAAAACAACTTCGGGAGGAGCTTTATCTGCCCTCCTCCCTTTTTATTTGCTTAATACTTTCCCCATGGAATTAGCCTCCATTATATTTCCTGGTGATTTAGGCAACCTTGTAATGATAATTTGGgcagttttcacatttttcatcagGGCACATTGAGGTTCATTTACTGTCTTCAGCTGTACTTAAAAAGACGCTTCTCTTAGCTAAGGCACCAATAGTTCATTACTATCTGCTGATTTGGGTAATTAAAAGAAATCTCTAAGcttaaaaatagacaaagagaACTTTTATCATGGGAGAATAATAATCAGTTTAGAAATGACAACCTTGTGTTGTTTTCAGAATAACAGTGCAAAACTAAATTCTCTGAAAATCAGgaattctgtttaaaatatttgttgtttttttaatgggaGAAGAGGAAATGGTTATTAACTGATATTGcagtctgtttcatttttatattttggtactttttgtttttaacagaaatactcagaggggaaaaggaacctttttttttttcatgcttcttGAGATAATTTTTAATTACACCAAGAATTCtataaattctgaaaaattaaatgttaccatctatttattttctgtgaaCGTGAAACAAATAAGCAGTAAGAAAATCTACATCTTCTCCAAGAAGACAAATCTTGATATAAGTAATACTGAAGTAAgaagataaacttaaaaaaattctcgAGAACATAACATCAATTTTTGtggtttttggtttcctttttttttttcccccccatttttGCTCTAGGATATTTCCAGTTAGGAGACTTTTTTGAAGTTTAAAGAAGATTTCCAAAAACTAAATTTTCCAGCTGCTCTGTTAAGAATGCAGAAGGTGTTTATAGTATATACTTCCTCCGTAGATAAAGAGACCTCGCTCAGTTTTCTACTGGGGGTGAATTTCTAGACAAGCCTATGATagcagctgctttttttttttccccttctctggaTTTTTGACACTCCACCCCCTCAAACTCAGGTGGGTGTGTGCATTGGCACCAAGCTGCAATAGGATTTTCCCCTGGGTAGTCTGGTCTGGAGCTGGGACAGCAGCTGCTGCTGTGGGAAGACCAGCTGGCAAGATGATGGAAGAAATCTCCATTATGGTAGCCTATGACGCCCATGTTTTCAGCCAGCTGCACGACGAAGACTTCCTCACTAGTCTGGTGGCCATCAGCAAGCCCAGGTCTATGGTAGGTGGGGCCTTGCACATTCTTCTCGGGctgttatttcttttctaatatgaTAGTTGTACTCGTGTAGCAGTTGAGGCATAACTTCCTAGGAATTAAAATAGAAGTATTGCTGTTGACATTGTTACAGCTGCAACATGGTCTACAGGTTTTCATGGTTTTATTTATATAAGTAAACACTATTATACCTTAGTAGTACATTTAAGGTGTCCCAGAAGTAAAACTTAGGTTAATGCTTTTTTATGTAGTGAGGTTGAAAGAAGTTTTATAATGCCAAACATAATATTCTCCCATGTGTTTGCcttgtatgtacatatatggtTATTAGGTGAGGGCTACCTGTAcatttacacatatataattCAGTATTTCTGAAGTGGAGCGTTTTTACCAGTGGGCCATAACAGAGACATTAAGAATTGAACTATCTAAAAATCAAATAACTTTCAGTCTTTACATTATTACTAGGAACcattacaaatataattttagttGGGATTTAAATTTGtaaccttttttttaaaccattctcCAAGAGTCTTAGTTTGCATGTCCTGGCATAATAGAAAAACAAAGTCCTTGCAAATGTTTGTTTCTTCTGTGTAAATGTCATCCTTATGTCTGTCATTGATCCGTATCTTTTAAACATACTTTCCTGACTGTTGTCATCGTGACCTCTTCTATTCAGTAGTACTCATCATAAGCAACAGAATGAGCAATAATAACGATTTTCTTActagttgtttttgtttagtcactaagttgtgtccgaatcttgtgaccccatggactatagcccgccaggctcctctgtccataggatttccccggcaagaatactggagtgggttgccatttcctccttcagggggtctcccgacccagggatcaaacctgtgtctcctgtgtctgctgatttgcaggtgaattcttttaccattgagccaccatcTTACTAGTATGAAACCATAATTCTCTATTCTAAGACATAGGAACCTTAACACAATGTGGCAATTTCTTCAGACAGTatattgtaattaaaaaaaaaaaggtggagggGTAACTCATAGGTTAATTTTCAAAGGCTTAAGGGTAATATCAGCTTGATGTAGTATACTGACCTTGTTTCGGTGTACTGAtgacactgtaaaaaaaaatctataaggtAATCAGGGAAAATTTGACCACTAATTAGATATTTAGTAATACTGAGAAGTActcagtttgtgtgtgtgcagtaaTATTTTGATTGTGTTTAAAATGATGATTTAGAGAGATATATGGATATAGTTAATGATGATAAACAAGATAGGTAAGGATAGTTAATGTCTGCAAAGATTCAAAATGGTCCAGTAAAGAGGTTGGTGATGTGGGTAAAACTAAATGAATAGGTGTTGATAGTTGTTGAAACAGAAGAGGAGTACATAGGAATTCATTATACTTTCTCcttttgtaaatgttttatagCTACAGTTTAAAAGAATGAGCTAGaccaaaaaagcaaagcaaaaacaaaaccataatatacttttgttgttcatttgtacAAAAATATCCAGCCTATTGCATTATTTTCCTGTTTAATAtacataatttctatttttataattatatgtattatatggaGATTATTGTCAATCCTTAGTTaaccataaatatgtatatataccaagTCAGGATAGGTTAGTTCACAGTTGTGAGTAATCTTTAAGCTTCATTTTAGccattaattttataatattccatcatgaaCACTTATCCAGAAAATTCAAAATTCTGTTTCACTGTTTTCTAATGGTCCTATCAAGGTCCTTTTAAGGGATCTGACCTGAATCTTCAAAAATGTGTAGGAATTTTACAGGTCAAAGGGGAGAAGAACAAAAACAGAGATGTACAGTAACCCAATGTAGAGGGCAGAAGATGCGGAAGAGGTAGGCAGTGACCAGGTTATGGGGAGCCTCatatactcaataaatataaGACACTTGGGATGTGTGCTTATACACGTacagagagacaggaagagagaaaatgaatgaatgaatggctatTGATGTGCTTACCCGGAAGCACTCTCCCATATTCTGCATATTGATGTATATTATGCCTTGATGCAATTCCAGCTCCCCCTAAGGGGATTTAGCCCAGGAGCTTATTTGACATGAAATTTGGTCACTAGCATGGAAAATCTCAGAGGCATGATAAAGACACAAAATATAGCTCTATACACCGAACTTTTAAATAGTATAAATGTTAGGATGTTAAATTGATTACAGAACATGCTGGAGATTCTTAGTTCATCTTAGTTCTTTTTATTGGGTTTGAAATTTGAAAGAGTTTATTTACTGGTATCATCTTTTGGAAGTGATAGTTTGGTTTTAGTTTGTCTGGGAAAGTTATACTAAAATTGTGGTAAGataaagtatttattatttgcttttgatTCCATATTGAGTTTTCTGCTTTGTCCGAGATGAATCCTTGAAAAAATCGCATGAAAGAGATAAATACTCAGGTTTTCCACAGTATAAAGTAAATTGCTTCTCAATGTGATTTATTACTGCACTGTAAAGCAAATTACATTCTTGCTAACATATAAAATCCCCTGGGTTCAGGTTGACTTTTATAAGGGTATTTAGAAACTTTCCTAGTATAGGATTAATTAATATCTTTCTGTAATTGGACTTTGTTTCATAATGAGAGTTATCTTGATTCCTTAAATGGTAGTAATGCCATTAAGTACAGTGGTTTCGATGTGGACACTGAATCTTTTCTTGTTCATAAGTAACTCTGTGGCTTTCTGACATCTTTGATGGGGACACGGTGAAAAATACATCTCCTGACATTGTACACACAAGACCGAAAGAAAATTTGACTAAACCATACTTACTGTTACTACATGtgatattcagtttttttttcctgctctgttatatttgttttaaagataGTTATGCACAACCATTGATTTCAGAAATGTCTTGATTCACACTGAAAATATGGCTGTATCCTGTTGatcctttaaaaatgaatgataatGAAGAAAATCACAGATCCCTTTATATAGGCCCTTTTGATAAAACAGATAAGAAAAAAGGATAAGGAAGTCAGGTATAATCTCTCTTTTATCATCCAGattattcatacacacacacaacataaggTTATACACATCAATACTGTAGTTGCTAAGATAAGCTAAACAAAAGCCTAGAGTCACGATTATTAgaacttcaattcagttcagtcgttcagtcgtgtccgactctttgcaaccccatgaatcacagcacgccaggcctccctgtccatcacaaactcctggagattactcaaactcatgtccatcgagtcggtgatgccatccagccatctcatcctctgtcgtccccttctcctcctgcccccaagccctcccagcatcaggttattttccagtgagtcaactcttcacatgaggtggccaaagtattggagtttcagcttcagcatcagtccttccaatgaacacccaggattgatctcctttaggatggactggttggatctccttgcagtccaagggactctcaagtcttctccaataccacagttcgaaagcatcaatttttcggcactcagctttcttcacagtccaactctcacatccatacatgaccactggaaaaaccatagccttgactagatggacctttgttggcaaagtaatgtctctgctttttaatatgctatctaggttggtcataactttccttccaaggaataagcatcttttaatttcatggctgcagtcaccatctgcagtgattttggagcaccaaaaaaaaagtttgacagtgcttccactgtttccccatctatttgccatgaagtgatgggaccagatgccatgatcttagttttctgaatgttgggctttaagccaactttttcactctcctctttcactttcatcaagaggctttttagttcctcttcactttctgccataagggtggtattagaACTTAGGAACTTGTAAATTACAGCATAAATAAGTTTGTATGTAAGGTGAAAATCCAGTCTAATCAAAATGACTCAGAAGCATTGAGAAAGCTACCTCATTGgacacagtattcttgcctttcctTAAATCCAACagcttagttttctttttgttgttcattgGCTGCAGTTAACTCTTTCATTTTGAGACAAAATTGCACCCATTTCCTCATCC includes the following:
- the RABGAP1L gene encoding rab GTPase-activating protein 1-like isoform X9; the protein is MMEEISIMVAYDAHVFSQLHDEDFLTSLVAISKPRSMVPTKKLKKYEKEYQTMRESQLQQEDPMDRYKFVYL